In Bacillus spongiae, a single genomic region encodes these proteins:
- a CDS encoding glutathionylspermidine synthase family protein, with protein sequence MNAEYIQKRKQFYSRISNFWADLYGDEYALYDVRMVNHAQVEKIRMISKYVSTIFHKTAHLLRNADDETLLELGFSKSTLPFIRLQTNNAETVISRLDLVEVDGTYKVLELNADTPTFIKELFYVNKKVCEEFRVVDPNDCEEEILSKVVTSSIMKACTNCNDPYVVFTSHEHNIEDQYTSMYLQSVANLKSTYVPLSKLQIDKEGLYDPNGRKIDVLYRQTFPIEQLILDRGERGEKIGEMLLDLVLNQKLGIVNPPSAFLLQSKVVQAAIWGLHEENNAFFSQEEHTWIEEYFLPTFLEKDRFVEEGHKYVKKPAFGREGDTIEIYNSNGELLFEDKSKSYTEYTPVYQKFVELPMCTFPSVRGKQRGHVMIGSFLLNGEPSAIGFRVGNPITDNLSYYLPIGLE encoded by the coding sequence ATGAACGCTGAGTATATTCAAAAAAGAAAGCAGTTTTATAGTCGTATATCGAATTTTTGGGCGGATTTGTATGGAGATGAATATGCCTTATATGATGTTAGAATGGTTAATCATGCCCAAGTGGAAAAAATTCGAATGATTTCAAAATATGTGTCAACAATTTTTCATAAAACAGCACATTTATTAAGGAATGCAGATGATGAAACTCTACTGGAACTTGGATTTTCAAAAAGTACGTTGCCCTTTATACGTCTACAGACAAACAACGCTGAAACCGTTATTAGTAGACTTGATTTGGTTGAAGTGGATGGAACTTATAAAGTACTAGAGTTAAATGCGGACACACCAACATTTATTAAAGAGTTATTTTACGTAAATAAAAAAGTATGTGAAGAATTTAGAGTGGTTGATCCGAATGATTGTGAAGAAGAAATCTTATCAAAGGTCGTTACATCCTCTATTATGAAAGCATGCACGAACTGTAATGACCCCTATGTTGTCTTTACTTCACATGAACATAATATAGAGGATCAATATACGTCTATGTATTTGCAAAGTGTGGCTAACCTTAAATCTACCTATGTGCCTTTATCAAAGCTACAAATAGATAAAGAAGGATTATATGATCCAAATGGTAGAAAGATTGATGTGTTATATCGTCAAACGTTCCCAATTGAACAACTTATTTTAGATCGAGGAGAACGAGGTGAGAAGATTGGAGAAATGCTCCTGGACTTAGTTTTAAACCAAAAGCTTGGTATCGTGAATCCACCTTCTGCCTTTTTGCTTCAATCAAAGGTCGTTCAAGCAGCCATTTGGGGATTGCATGAAGAGAACAATGCTTTTTTTTCGCAAGAAGAGCATACTTGGATTGAGGAATACTTTCTACCTACCTTTTTAGAAAAAGATCGGTTTGTTGAGGAAGGTCATAAATATGTAAAAAAACCAGCATTCGGGCGAGAAGGGGATACCATTGAAATATACAACTCGAACGGAGAACTTCTTTTTGAAGACAAAAGTAAGTCTTATACGGAGTATACGCCCGTATACCAAAAGTTTGTTGAGTTACCTATGTGTACCTTTCCATCCGTAAGAGGTAAACAAAGGGGACATGTCATGATTGGCTCGTTTTTGTTAAATGGTGAACCGAGTGCAATTGGGTTTCGTGTCGGGAATCCGATAACAGATAATCTATCATACTATTTACCAATTGGGTTGGAATAG